From a single Accipiter gentilis chromosome 8, bAccGen1.1, whole genome shotgun sequence genomic region:
- the LOC126042131 gene encoding vitellogenin-2-like isoform X3, which yields MRGIIFALVLTLVGSQKFDIDPGFSSRKSYLYSYEGWVLNGLQERSLAKAGVRLSSKLEISGLSENTYLLKIRSPQFEEYNGIWPRDSFTRSSKITQMVSSCFTRPFKFEYSSGRIGNIYGPEDCPDMCVNIVRGILNTMQITIKKSQNVYELQEAGIGGVCHTRYVIQEDRKNSRVSVTKTVDQSNCQEKVMKSVGMAYIYPCPVDMMKGRLIKGTAAFSYKLKQSDSGTLITEVLSQQVYQISPLSEPTGVAVMEARQQLTLLEVRSERGSAPDISMQSYGGLRYRFPSVLPQMPLQLIKMKNPEQRIVETLQHIVLNNQQDFHDDVPYRFLELVQLCRIASADSLESIWRQFSDKPRYRRWLLSAVSATGTTEALKFIKTRIRNDDLSYIQTLLSISFALHLLKADEHTVSTAADLVTSSRIQKSPMLQQVAYLGYSSVINRYCSQTSACPKEALQPVHDLADEAISRGREDKMKLALKCIGNMGEPASIKRIVKFLPISSSSASDIPIHIQIDAIMALRKIAWKDPKTVQGYLIQILADQSLPPEVRMMACAVIFETRPALPLITTIANVATKESNLQVASFVYSHMKALSKSRLPYTYNISSACNIALKLLAPKLDRLSYRYSKVMHFGDYFDNYKVGAAGDVFVMNSPGTMFPSAIISKLMAYSAGSVADLVEVGVRVEGLTDIIMKRNIPFAEYPTYKKIKEIGKALLGWKELPTETPLISAYLKIFGQELAYVNINKEVLHQAVKTVLEPADRNTVMKRIISQIRNGIAGQWTQPVWLGELRYIVPTCTGLPLEYGSYTTALARAAVNVDGKMTPPLTGDFRPSQLLESTMRIRSDINPGLYVYTVATMGVNTEYFQHAVEIQGKVLTRAPMKFDAKIDMKVKNIKIETNPCHEETEIVVGRHKAFAVSRNLGELGVEKRTSILPEDASSDIVEEPFKPSERASSEGSTMQGADSMPRRHAYSSQEDLRYGTGRKTHKRDICVKLHRLGCQLCFSRRSQDASFLKNTYLHRLIGEHEAKIVLIPVQTDADIDKIQLEIQAGSRAASKIIHVVNSESEEEDESSRYEDIQAKLKKILGIENVFKVANKTQHQKKQPSKKGNAMLTELGTDPKAKNPSSSSSASSTASSSSSSAASPDRKKAVDEDENDQVKQTRNKDARSKSSSPSSSGISSKSSSSSSKSSSRSSSSKSSSHSSSSKSSSSSSSSKSSKSSSSSSKSSSSSSSSKSSSSSSSSSSSSSSSSSSSSSSSSSSSKSSSSKGSSSRSSSSSSRKSLSHHSHGHHSGHLEGGSSSSSSSSSSSSSSNSKIWGDHEIYQYRFRSAHRQEFPKRKPSGDPLSSTYSSTRSSRASSRAASRPKFLGDVKTPVLAVFLHGIRNDKKIGGLQLVVYADIDSIRPRMQVFVSNLTDSSKWKLCADASVLNAHKAAAYLKWGRNCQDYKISTELVTGRFAAHPAVQVKLEWPKVPSSVRSIAEWFYKFVPGAAFMLGFSEKTDKNPSRQARVIVALTSPRTCDVVIKLPDMIFYEKAMRLPLSLPVGPRIPASELQPPIWNVFAEAPSAVLENLKAHCSVSHNKITTFNEVQFNYTMPANCYHILAQDCSSDLKFLVMMRKAEEAMNLKAINIKLGSQEIDMRPVKGQVKLLVDGVESPTTNVSYISAGAPLWIHSEKQGLVLVAPAYGIDKLYFDGYTFRIQVALWMAGKTCGICGKYDAECEQEYRMPNGYLAKDAVSFGHSWILEEKPCTGACKLRRSFVKLEKTVQLVGVESKCYSTEPVLRCMKGCSATKTTPVTVGFHCLPADSATSLTDKQTKFDQKSEDIQDTVDAHIACSCENEDCSA from the exons ATGAGGGGAATCATATTTGCACTAGTGCTCACCCTTGTAG GTAGCCAGAAGTTTGACATTG ACCCTGGATTCAGTAGCAGAAAGAGCTACTTGTACAGCTATGAAGGCTGGGTGTTGAATGGGCTTCAAGAAAGAAGTTTAGCCAAAGCCGGCGTGCGCTTGAGCAGCAAACTAGAGATCAGTGGGCTGTCAGAGAACACTTACCTCCTCAAG ATCCGGTCTCCGCAGTTTGAGGAATACAATGGCATCTGGCCCAGGGACTCATTTACTCGATCTTCCAAAATCACCCAAATGGTTTCTTCATGTTTTACCCGGCCCTTCAAGTTTGAATACAGTAGTGGACGGATTGGAAACATTTATGGCCCAGAAGACTGCCCTGATATGTGTGTTAACATAGTGAGAGGAATACTGAACACGATGCAGATAACCATTAAAAAGTCACAGAATGTGTATGAATTGcaagag GCTGGAATTGGAGGTGTTTGCCATACAAGGTATGTCATCCAGGAAGACAGGAAGAACAGCCGAGTCTCTGTTACCAAAACCGTAGACCAAAGTAATTGCCAGGAAAAAGTGATGAAGAGTGTTGGAATGGCTTACATCTATCCTTGTCCTGTTGACATGATG AAAGGAAGGCTCATAAAAGGGACTGCGGCTTTCTCCTACAAACTGAAGCAGTCCGACAGCGGTACTCTCATCACCGAAGTGCTGTCACAGCAGGTATATCAGATCTCACCACTCAGTGAACCGACCGGTGTTGCTGTCATGGAAGCAAG ACAACAACTCACCTTGCTTGAAGTGAGAAGCGAACGGGGGAGCGCCCCGGACATTTCCATGCAGAGCTACGGAGGCCTTCGTTACCGCTTCCCATCAGTACTGCCACAGATGCCACTGCAGCTAATCAAGATGAAAAACCCCGAGCAACGG ATAGTAGAAACACTGCAACACATAGTCCTGAATAACCAACAAGATTTCCACGATGATGTTCCGTACAGATTCTTGGAGCTTGTCCAGCTCTGCCGGATAGCAAGCGCTGATAGTCTTGAATCCATCTGGAGACAATTTTCAGATAAACCCCGCTACAG GCGATGGCTTCTGAGTGCAGTTTCTGCGACAGGCACCACAGAAGCACTCAAATTCATTAAGACCAGAATTCGCAATGATGACCTTAGCTACATTCAGACTCTTCTAAGCATTTCTTTTGCCCTCCATTTATTGAAAGCTGATGAACACACTGTTTCAACAGCAGCA gatTTAGTGACCAGTTCTCGAATCCAGAAAAGTCCCATGCTTCAGCAAGTTGCATACTTGGGATACAGTTCTGTGATCAATAGATACTGTTCTCAGACCTCAGCTTGTCCTAAAGAAGCTCTTCAG CCCGTCCATGACCTGGCAGATGAAGCGATCAGCAGGGGCCGTGAAGACAAAATGAAATTAGCTCTGAAGTGCATTGGCAACATGGGAGAACCAGCCAGCATCAAGCGCATCGTGAAGTTCCTTCCCATATCTTCATCCAGTGCTTCTGATATCCCCATCCACATTCAGATTGATGCCATAATGGCCTTGAGAAAAATAGCTTGGAAGGACCCCAAAACA gtGCAGGGATATCTCATCCAGATCCTTGCAGACCAGTCGCTTCCCCCCGAAGTGCGAATGATGGCTTGTGCTGTTATCTTTGAGACAAGGCCTGCCCTTCCTTTAATAACAACGATAGCTAATGTGGCAACGAAGGAGAGCAATTTGCAAGTGGCCAGTTTCGTGTATTCCCACATGAAGGCTTTGTCGAAGAGCAGGTTGCCGTACACGTACAACAT ATCTTCAGCTTGCAATATCGCCCTTAAGCTGCTGGCCCCCAAATTGGACAGGCTGAGCTATCGGTATAGCAAGGTCATGCATTTTGGTGATTACTTTG ATAACTACAAAGTTGGTGCTGCAGGAGATGTCTTTGTTATGAACAGCCCGGGAACCATGTTCCCATCGGCAATAATTTCCAAGCTGATGGCATATTCTGCAGGGTCAGTGGCTGATTTGGTGGAG GTTGGTGTCCGCGTGGAAGGCCTCACAGACATCATCATGAAACGCAATATCCCGTTTGCTGAATATCCCACATACAAAAAGATAAAGGAGATTGGAAAAGCT CTGCTGGGATGGAAGGAGCTGCCAACGGAAACCCCCCTGATATCAGCCTACCTGAAAATATTTGGCCAAGAGCTGGCCTACGTCAACATCAATAAGGAAGTCCTGCATCAGGCTGTGAAG ACTGTGCTAGAACCTGCTGACAGGAACACAGTGATGAAGAGAATCATCAGCCAAATCCGCAACGGCATCGCAGGACAGTGGACACAGCCGGTGTGGCTGGGAGAGCTGCGATACATCGTTCCTACCTGCACGGGTCTGCCGCTGGAGTACGGGTCATACACGACCGCTCTGGCACGTGCGGCAGTCAACG TTGATGGAAAGATGACCCCCCCTTTAACTGGAGATTTTAGACCTTCCCAGTTGCTTGAATCCACCATGCGGATTCGGTCTGACATAAACCCAGG TTTATACGTATATACAGTTGCAACAATGGGTGTCAACACAGAATACTTTCAACATGCTGTTGAAATTCAAGGCAAGGTCCTGACAAGAGCGCCAATGAAGTTTGATGCCAAGATAGAcatgaaagtgaaaaatattaaGATTGAAACGAATCCATGCCATGAAGAAACTGAGATAGTGGTTGGAAG ACATAAGGCTTTTGCTGTATCAAGAAATTTAGGAGAACTAGGTGTTGAAAAGAGGACTTCAATTCTCCCAGAAGATGCTTCATCAGATATTGTGGAAGAACCTTTCAAACCGTCAGAGAGAGCTTCCAGTGAAGGTTCCACAATG CAAGGAGCTGACAGCATGCCAAGGAGGCATGCCTATAGCTCTCAAGAGGATCTTCGCTATGGCACAGGAAGAAAAACTCATAAACGAGACATTTGTGTCAAACTGCATCGTCTTGGTtgtcagctctgcttttccagaagatCACAAGATGCCAGTTTcctaaaaaatacatatttgcacAGATTAATTGGAGAACATGAAGCTAAAATAGTCTTGATACCAG TTCAAACAGATGCTGATATTGACAAAATTCAGCTGGAGATTCAGGCAGGATCCAGGGCAGCTTCGAAAATAATTCATGTGGTAAACTCAGAGTCTGAGGAAGAGGATGAGTCATCTCGATATGAGGACATTCAAGCTAAACTGAAGAAGATTCTAGGCATTGAAAATGTGTTCAAG GTTGCAAATAAAACGCAACACCAGAAGAAGCAACCTTCTAAGAAGGGAAATGCTATGCTAACAGAGCTTGGGACAGACCCCAAAGCAAAAAATCCCTCCAGCTCATCTTCTGCCTCCTCaactgcctcttcttcctcatcatctgctgcttctcctgatCGTAAAAAGGCCGTGGATGAAGATGAGAATGATCAagtaaagcaaacaagaaataaagATGCAAGAAGCAAGAGCAGCAGCCCTAGTAGTAGTGGCAtcagcagcaagagcagtagcagcagcagcaagagcagtagccgcagcagcagcagcaagagcagtagccacagcagcagcagcaagagcagtagcagcagcagcagcagcaagagcagcaagagcagtagcagcagcagcaagagcagtagcagcagtagcagcagcaagagcagtagcagcagcagcagtagcagcagtagcagtagcagtagcagcagcagcagtagcagcagcagcagtagcagcagcaagaGTAGCAGTAGCAAAGGTAGCAGTAGTaggagcagtagcagcagcagtaggAA gtCATTGAGTCACCATAGCCATGGGCATCATTCAGGACATCTggaaggtggcagcagcagcagcagcagcagcagcagcagcagcagcagcagcaattccaAAATATGG GGAGATCATGAGATTTATCAGTATCGCTTTAGATCAGCGCATAGACAAGAG ttccCAAAAAGGAAACCCTCAGGTGACCCACTTAGCAGCACCTACTCTTCTACCAGATCGAGTCGTGCCTCATCTCGAGCTGCTTCCCGG CCTAAGTTTTTGGGAGATGTTAAAACACCAGTATTAGCTGTTTTTCTTCATGGCATTCGTAATGATAAGAAGATAGGAGGCCTCCAGCTTGTGGTATATGCTGATATTGACTCCATCAGGCCCCGGATGCAGGTATTTGTGTCAAACCTCACAGATTCAAGCAAGTGGAAGCTCTGCGCTGATGCTTCAGTCCTTAATGCTCACAAGGCAGCG GCTTACCTGAAATGGGGCCGGAATTGCCAGGACTACAAGATTTCAACTGAGCTGGTAACTGGGCGGTTTGCTGCCCACCCTGCTGTACAGGTGAAACTGGAGTGGCCTAAAGTTCCTTCAAGTGTCAGATCCATAGCAGAATG GTTTTACAAGTTTGTCCCTGGGGCTGCGTTTATGCTGGGGTTCTCTGAAAAAACAGACAAGAATCCTTCTCGACAAGCCAGGGTGATCGTGGCTCTAACTTCTCCAAGGACATGTGATGTTGTTATCAAGCTTCCTGAT ATGATCTTCTATGAAAAAGCCATGAGGCTTCCCCTGTCACTCCCTGTAGGTCCGAGGATACCAGCTTCAGAGCTGCAGCCTCCCATCTGGAATGTCTTTGCTGAAGCTCCCTCTGCAGTGCTCGAGAATTTGAAAG CTCACTGCTCCGTTTCCCACAACAAGATCACAACCTTTAACGAAGTTCAGTTTAACTACACAATGCCAGCAAACTGCTACCACATCTTGGCTCAGGATTGCAGCTCTGACCTTAAGTTCCTGGTGATGATGAGGAAGGCTGAAGAAGCTATGAACCTGAAAGCAATCAACATCAAGCTTGGCAGTCA GGAAATTGATATGCGTCCTGTGAAAGGGCAGGTGAAACTGCTGGTAGATGGGGTTGAAAGCCCCACGACGAATGTTTCATACATATCTGCTG gtGCTCCTCTGTGGATCCACAGTGAAAAGCAAGGGCTTGTACTTGTTGCTCCAGCCTATGGCATCGATAAATTGTACTTTGATGGATACACATTCAGG ATTCAAGTTGCTTTATGGATGGCAGGGAAAACGTGTGGAATATGTGGAAAATATGATGCAGAATGTGAACAGGAATACCGGATGCCCAACGGATATCTAGCTAAAGATGCAGTGAGCTTTGGGCATTCTTGGATTTTGGAAGAAAAGCCTTGCACAGGAG CCTGCAAACTGCGACGCTCATTTGTGAAGCTCGAGAAGACAGTTCAGCTTGTGGGTGTAGAGTCCAAGTGCTATTCTACAGAGCCTGTCCTGCGCTGTATGAAAGGATGCTCTGCCACCAAGACTACTCCAGTCACTGTTGGTTTCCACTGTCTCCCAGCTG ATTCGGCTACCAGCCTGACGGACAAACAGACTAAGTTCGACCAGAAGTCAGAGGATATACAGGACACTGTTGATGCACACATAGCATGTTCTTGTGAGAACGAAGACTGCAGTGCATGA